In Yamadazyma tenuis chromosome 7, complete sequence, the sequence ATAAGGGGGGGAGTGCACATGATAGATAGTATATTAAGAGACTTGATTCCCCCTGATGGGGTTTCCAGTAACTTTCAATTCCCAACTTTGCTACAGGTATTTTGATCAGGTCCGTGACAGAGACATTATTTGCACCCATTACTGACATTAACGGCAAGGGAAAATAGAAACAACACAAATACCAATTGGATCTACTTATCCATTCCAGCTTGCCATCACTCAGCTGCTCAATAACTACTCAATCCcttgatgttcaagtttttcagattcttgttgatagtCCTATCACTAGCAGCAGCAGTCTTGTCGGTGTTTGCCCTCACCGGGTCCTACGCCAATAAGAGCTACCTCACCAAGACgtacttgttcaacatccaCTTGGACAACCTCGATTTatccaaattgttggattcgtccaacttctcaaagCGAGACTTTGCATCGCAAATCATCGATGTCACAGGCGATAGCACCACCACTGCGACCGGTGCTAGTGCCACAGCCACCTCCACCAGCGCTACGAGCATTGACGAAATTTTAGCTCTTTCCTACAGCGACTTAGGGTTATCTAACGTCTACCAAGTCAGTTATTGGGGATATTGCAGAGGAACCACCACAAGCCAAGACTCCAGCAGCAATAGCACGTTCGACAACAGCAACGTGAACATCACATGGTGTTCCAAGCCCAAGCCCGGATACAAGTTCGATCCACTTGTGGTGTTCAAGGCCGAATTGAACAACACTTTACAAGATAGTGATACCATCAGTACCACTCTCAGTGAAGAAATCACTTATTTGGTTGACAACTTGAGCTACGATAATTTCAATCTTCCGGGTGATATGAACTCCAAGGTCAAAACGTTTGGAAACTTGATGCTTGCATCTTTTGGGTTGACATTAGCAGGAGCTGTATTGGCAGTTATCTCGGTTGCCGTTCAGCTCTTAGGATGTTTCATGAGTCCCGACTCGTGCTGCCTTTCGTTCTTGAATTTCTTGTACGAGTGTGTGATATTTATCATTCTACTTGTTGGAGCTGCCTTGGCTACTAGTACGGTAGCCTACACCAGAAGTCAGGTAAATGATGATGTGAGTTCATACGGAATCAAGGCGTTCATGTCGATCAACTTCTATGCGTTTGTGTTCTCTGGTGCTATCGCCGCCTGGATTTGTTGtgtgttcaacttgttgggCCACTGTTGTGGACTTTTCGCCACTGGTAGAAGACGGTTCAGGACT encodes:
- a CDS encoding uncharacterized protein (COG:S; EggNog:ENOG503P685), with the protein product MFKFFRFLLIVLSLAAAVLSVFALTGSYANKSYLTKTYLFNIHLDNLDLSKLLDSSNFSKRDFASQIIDVTGDSTTTATGASATATSTSATSIDEILALSYSDLGLSNVYQVSYWGYCRGTTTSQDSSSNSTFDNSNVNITWCSKPKPGYKFDPLVVFKAELNNTLQDSDTISTTLSEEITYLVDNLSYDNFNLPGDMNSKVKTFGNLMLASFGLTLAGAVLAVISVAVQLLGCFMSPDSCCLSFLNFLYECVIFIILLVGAALATSTVAYTRSQVNDDVSSYGIKAFMSINFYAFVFSGAIAAWICCVFNLLGHCCGLFATGRRRFRTMVHHEPEMAYTHGGHSSDEASYKSHGHDHEHGHGHH